The following proteins come from a genomic window of Triticum aestivum cultivar Chinese Spring chromosome 6A, IWGSC CS RefSeq v2.1, whole genome shotgun sequence:
- the LOC123132616 gene encoding actin-related protein 4, with product MYGGDEVSAIVIDVGSYSCKAGYAGDDTPKCVFPSVVGSIEQTGDTDEAKPEKEADSGSDPKNGSKPMDVDKAKTKRKFYLGQELEFRREHMEVISPLKDGTIIDWEVVDNIWNHAFRRRLLINPEEHPMLIAEPSTNSGQQREKAAELMFEKYKVPALFLAKNAVLTSFASGRATSLVVDCGGGSTVVSAVHDGYVLQKSAATSPIGGEFLTDCMMKSLESKGVVIRPKYSFKKKEVRPGDYKVVDLDFPNTTDSYRLYCMRAIASDIKESVCRVPDTPFDEVAYANVPTTSYELPDGQTIEVGADRFKIPDILFNPYLSQTIPGIDGFGDSTSIRGFPRMVLDSVNRCDVDIRKELLSNILLSGGSSSILQIKERLEKEVLEESPQNARVKVLASGSSMERRFSVWIGGSILASLGSFQQMWFSKAEYEEHGVSYIQRKCP from the exons ATGTACGGCGGCG ACGAGGTCTCGGCGATCGTCATCGACGTGGGCTCCTACAGCTGCAAGGCGGGCTACGCTGGCGACGACACCCCCAAATGCGTCTTCCCCTCG GTTGTTGGTTCAATTGAACAAACGGGAGATACTGATGAAGCTAAGCCAGAAAAGGAGGCCGACTCTGGATCAGATCCTAAGAATGGATCCAAGCCTATGGATGTGGACAAAGCCAAGACAAAGCGCAAATTTTATCTAGGCCAAGAATTAGAATTCAGGAGGGAGCATATGGAG GTGATCTCACCGCTGAAAGATGGAACAATTATTGATTGGGAAGTTGTTGACAACATATGGAACCATGCTTTTAG ACGGCGGCTATTGATCAATCCTGAAGAGCATCCTATGCTGATAGCAGAACCATCTACAAACAGTGGACAGCAAAGAGAGAA AGCAGCCGAACTTATGTTTGAGAAGTACAAAGTGCCAGCGCTGTTCCTAGCAAAAAATGCA GTTCTCACATCTTTTGCATCTGGACGTGCTACATCTCTGGTGGTTGACTG TGGTGGCGGGTCTACTGTGGTTTCTGCTGTGCATGATGGTTATGTGTTGCAAAAG TCTGCGGCAACTTCTCCAATTGGTGGCGAATTTTTAACTGACTGTATGATGAAAAGCTTGGAGAGCAAAGGCGTTGTT ATTAGGCCCAAGTATTCATTTAAGAAGAAGGAAGTGAGACCTGGAGATTATAAG GTTGTAGATCTTGATTTTCCAAACACGACGGATAGTTACAGGTTATACTGCATG AGAGCCATCGCTAGCGACATCAAAGAGTCAGTTTGCAGAGTTCCAGATACCCCCTTTGATG AAGTGGCATATGCAAATGTCCCTACAACTTCATATGAGCTTCCAGATGGGCA AACTATTGAAGTTGGTGCAGATAGATTCAAGATTCCTGACATTTTGTTCAACCCATATCTTTCTCAG ACTATTCCTGGCATCGATGGATTTGGAGATTCCACTTCAATTCGTGGATTTCCACGAATG GTCCTTGACAGTGTAAATAGGTGTGATGTTGACATTCGCAAGGAATTACTCAGCAACATCTTG CTTTCTGGCGGCTCGTCATCAATCCTGCAGATAAAAGAGCGCCTAGAAAAAGAAGTACTGGAG GAGTCCCCTCAAAATGCTCGCGTAAAGGTTTTGGCAAGTGGAAGTTCAATGGAGAGGCGTTTCAG TGTTTGGATTGGAGGGAGCATTCTTGCATCTCTCGGGTCGTTCCAGCAAATGTGGTTCTCCAAAGCAGA GTACGAGGAGCATGGCGTTTCCTATATCCAGAGGAAATGCCCATGA